ACCCGCCAGACGAACATGCTGGCGTTCCAGAGGTGCCGCCCGGAACGCAGGTACGCCTCGGCCACCTCGGCGCTCGGCTTCTCCTTGAACTCCGCCACCGGCCGCAGCGGGCCCCCGTCGACCGGGTCACCGGTCTGGAGGTAGCCGTAGCCGGTCTCGGCCCGGGTCGGGGTGATGCCGACTGTCATCAGCAGGCCCTGCTCGGCGCCGCGTACCGCCTCCCGGACGACCTCCCGCCAGCGCTCCGGGTCACCGATCAAATGGTCCGCGGCGAAAGAGCCCATCACCGCCTCCGGGTCGCGCCGCGCGATGACCGCGGCGGCCAGGGCGATCGCCGCGCACGAGTCCCGGGGCGACGGCTCGACCAGGATGTTCTCCTCCGGCAGCCCGGCGAGCTGACGCGCGACCGCCGCCACGTGCGCGGTCCCGGTGACCACCAGGGTGCGTTCGGCGGTGGTCAGCGGGCCCAGCCGGTCCACCGTCGCCTGGAGCAGCGAGGCGGCGGAGCCGGTCAGCGGGTGGAGGAACTTGGGGTGGCCGGCGCGGGACAGCGGCCACAACCTCGTGCCACTGCCACCCGCCGGAATGACGGCGTAGATCACCCGCACATCATGCCCGATTCGCCTGACCGGGGACGCATTCTCGCGCCGCCGGCCGCGGCGGTCAGGACCGGGCCCGGCTCCAGGCGGCGATGTGCACCTCGGCGCTGGACTCCCAGGTGAACTCCTTGGCCCGGTCGAAACCGGCCTTGGCCAGGGACAACCGCCGTTGCTCGTCGTCGAGCAGCGCGGCCAGGTCCGTGGCGATCTGGTCGGGCGCCTCGCTGGTGTACGCGACCGCGTCGCCGCCCACCTCCGGCAGCGACAGCCGGGGCGTGGTGAGCACCGGGGCGGCGCACGCCATCGCCTCCAGGATCGGCAGGCCGAAACCCTCCCCGTAGGACGGGTAGGCGGCCACCAGTGCCCCGCCGAGGAAGCCGGGCAGGTCCGCGTAGCGGAGGTAGCCGGGACGGAGCAGCCGCAGGTGCGACGGGACCTCCGCCACCGCGCGGTCGATGTCGTCGTCGTGCCCCTGGCCGCCGGCGATCACCAGGGCCGGCGGATCCACCCGGTCGGCCACCGCGCGGGCCCAGCCACGGATCAGGTTCGGCACGTTCTTGCGCGGCTCCTTGGCCCCGAGGAAGGCCACGTAGTTGGTGCCGCCGAGCCCCAGCCGGGCCCGGACCCGGGCCTTCTCCTCGTCGCTGGGCGCGTGGAAGGCCGCGTGGTCGACGCCGTGGTAGGCCACGTCGATCCGGGTGGGGTCGGCGTCGAGCAGCCGGATCAGCTCGTCGCGGGTGGCCTTGCTCGGCACGATCACCCGGTTGGCGCGGCGCAGCGACGTCTTGATCGCGCTGCGGAAGAAGGTGCGCCGCGACTTGTCGTAGTGCTCCGGCTCGGTGAAGAACGTCGCGTCGTGCACGGTCACCGTGACGGGGCAGCCGGCGCGCAGCGGGCAGGTGTAGAAGGGCGAGTGCAGCACCTGCGCGCCCACCTGCTGGGCGAGCAGCGGCAGGCCGGTCTGCTCCCAGGCGAGCCGGGCGGGGCGGTGCGCGACGGCCGCCGGGGCCGGGATGATCTCCGCACCGGGCAGCATCCGGCTGTAGCGCTCCAGGTCGGTGCGGAGGCAGACGACGGCCAGCTCCACCCCCAACCCGCACACCTTGCCGAGGGCGCCGAGCAGGCCGTCGACGTATCGACCGACACCACCACGGTCGACGGGGACACTCGTGGCGTCGATGAGCACGCGGGGCGGGCGACCGGCGGTCACGGGGCGACTCCTTGAACTGACGGGCCTGTGGGGAACAACACTCCGGCAAGCCTACGCCGGAGCCTGGCGCCGACGCTGACTGCGACCCGACCGTACGCCGACTTGTCGTTGTCATCGAGTACGGCGACCGGGGGCGTATCGTTCGCGCCGATGGCCGACAACATTGCCCGGGTCTTCGCCGACGCGATCGCGACCGACCCGACCCGACCGCTGCTGACCTGGTACGACGACGCCACGGGCGAACGGACCGAGCTGTCCGGCGCCACGCTGGCGAACTGGGTGGCCAAGACGGCCAACCTGCTCGTCGACGAGGTGGCCGTGGGCCCCGGCGACGTCGCCGCGGTGCTGCTCCCCCCGCACTGGCAGACCGCCGCGGTGCTGCTCGGCTGCTGGTCGGCCGGGCTGACCGTCGCCGACACGCCGGGCGACGTGGACGTGCTCTTCGCCGCCGCCACGCGGATGGCCGAGGCGGACGCCTGGTCGGCGGGCGAGCGCTACGTCCTCGCCCTCGACCCGTTCGCCCTGCCGATGCGCCAGGTGCCGCCCGGCTTCGCCGACTACGTGTCGGAGGTACGCGCGCACGGCGACCACTTCAGCCCGTACGCCAAGGGTGGCCCGGTCGAGGCGGAGCTGCTGGCCCGCGCGACCGCCCGCGCGGCGCAGTGGGGCATCGGCCGCGGCGACCGGGTCCTGATCGACACGGGGGCGTATCCGGACCCGGTCGACTGGCTGCTCGCCCCGCTGACGGCCAACGCCACCACGGTCCTCTGCGCCAACGCCGACCCCTCCACCCTCCCCACCCGCGCCACCACGGAACGAGTGACCCACCCCCTCCCCTGACCACCCGGCCCGGCCCTTGCGCGCCGATCATGCCCTCGCGCGTCGATCATGCAGTTGCGGTGCCCCACAGAACGGGCAGGACAGCACACTCCGCCCACCACAACTCCATGATCGACGCGCAGGGCGGGGCAGTGCCGGGGCGGGGCAGGGCGGGGACGGGGCGCGAGGGGGCGGGTGGTTACGGGCGGGGGGTGCGGTTCTGGGCGAGGGTGGCGAAGGCCGTGAGGGACTCCGGGTTGGCCAGGGCGCCCCTGGCCGCCGCCGAGTCCACCGGGGTGCCCGTGAGGATCTTCTTCACCGGCACCTCCAGCTTCTTCGCCGACAGGGTGCGCGGGACGGCCCGCACCTGGTGGATCTCGTCCGGGACGTGCCGGGGCGACAGGGCGGTACGCAGCTCGCGGCAGATCTTCTTCCGCATCGCGTCGTCCAGCTCCAACCCCTCGGCGAGCACCACGAACAGCAGCAGCTCGCCGGCGCCGCCCTCGTCGTCCTCCAGGTGCACGACCACCGAGTCGACGACCTCGTCGAGCCCCTCGACGACCGAGTAGAACTCGGCGGTGCCGAGCCGCACGCCGCCCCGGTTGAGGGTGGCGTCGGAACGGCCCGTGATCACGCAGCCGCCCCGCTCGTTGATGGTGATCCAGTCGCCGTGCCGCCAGACGCCCGGGTAGAGGTCGAAGTACGCCTCCCGGTAGCGGGTGCCGTCCGCGTCGTTCCAGAAGCCGACCGGCATGCTCGGCATCGGCTCGGTGATCACCAGCTCGCCCAGCTCGCCGACGACCGGGGTGCCGTCGGCCGAACGGGCCTCCACCTTGGCGCCGAGCGCCCGGCAGGTGATCTCACCGGCGTGCACCGCCAGCAGCGGCACGCCGCCGACGAATCCGGTGCAGACGTCCGTGCCGCCGGAGAGCGACTGGAGCTGGAGGTCGTCGCCGACCGTCTCGTACACCCAGGTGAAGCCCTCGGCGGGCAGCGGCGCGCCGGTCGAGCCGACCCCGCGCAGCGCGGAGAGGTCGGCGGTCTCCTTCGGCACCAGCCCGGCCTTGCGGCAGGCCAGCAGGAACGGCGCGGACGTGCCGAAGTACGTGGTGCCGGTCTCCCCGGCCAGCCGCCACAGGCCGCCCAGGTCGGGGTGGCCGGGGTTGCCGTCGAAGAGCACGATCGCCGCGCCCACCGCCGGCCCGGAGACCAGGAAGTTCCACATCATCCAGCCGGTGGTGGTGAACCAGAAGAACCGGTCCGCCGGGCCCAGGTCGTGGTGCAGGGCGAGCATCTTCAGGTGCTCCAGCAGGATGCCGCCGTGCCCGTGCACGATCGGCTTCGGCAGCCCCGTGGTGCCGGAGGAGTAGAGCACGTAGAGCGGGTGGTCGAAGGCGACCGGGGTGAAGGTCAGCGGCTCGTCGGTGTCGGCGGCCAGCTCGGACCAGGCCAGCGCACCCTCGGGTGGCGGTCCGGCCGGGTCGAGGTAGGCGATGCTGACGGTGTGCTCCACCGACGGCAGGGCGACCCGGATCGCGGCCACCTCGCCGCGCCGGTCGACCGGCTTCTCGCCGTAGCGGTAGCCGTCCACGGCGACGAGGACCTTCGGCTCGATCTGCTGCCACCGGTCGGTGACGCTGCGGGTGCCGAACTCCGGGGCGCAGGAGGAGAAGATCGCGCCCAGGCTGCTGGTGGCGAGCAGCAGCACGTACGTCTCGGGGATGTTGGGCGCGTAGGCGGCGACCCGGTCGCCGGCGGTGACGCCGAGCCGGCGCAGCCCGGCGGCCACCCGGCGGACCTGCTCGCGCAGCTCGGCGGCGGTGAGGGTGACCGGCGCCCGGGTCTGGCCGTGCGCGATGACCACCGGGTCGTCGTCGGCCTGGCCCGGCATCCGCAGCACGTTCTCGGCGTAGTTGAGGGTGGCGCCGGGGAACCACCTGGTCCCGGGCATCCCCCGGCCGCTCAGCGTGGCGGTCGGCGGGGTGTGCGCGATCACCTCGAAGTGGTCCCAGACCGACCGCCAGAACGCGTCCAGGTCCGTGACCGACCAGCGCCACAGCTCGTCGTAGTCGGCGAAGTCCAGCCCCCGGTGCTCACGCAGCCAGCGCAGGTAGCTTCCGATCCGGGACCGCTCGCGTACGTCCGCCGGCGGCGTCCACAGCACGTCACCCACTGCTCCACCCTCCCCTGGCCCCGCACGACACTGTGAAATGGGCCGTGGCGCCATCTTGCCCTACCTCAGAGCGCCATTCTCCGCACCCGACCTCTGTCGGCGCACGTGCGGAACCCACATGCCCCACCATGCCCCTGTGTGGGCCGGGCGGGGAAGTGGCCCCGTCCTGACGCCCGAGGCCGGCGCGGCGGCCCTGACGCGCCGGCCGGAGCGAGGCCTGGCACGTCCGCCGGCGCGGTCCCGACGGGCCCGCCAGCGCGGGACCCGACGTGTCCGCCGGCGCGGGGCCGCTGGCGTGTCAGCCGGCGCGGTGGGCCTGGATGGCGCGTCGCCGGGCCAGCCGGTGCGCACGACGGATCTCCGCCTCCCGGAACCGGCGCTCGTCCTCCGGGCTCTCCGGCAGCACCGGCCGGACCGCCCGCGGCGCGCCGCCG
The nucleotide sequence above comes from Micromonospora sp. M71_S20. Encoded proteins:
- a CDS encoding mannose-1-phosphate guanylyltransferase; translation: MIYAVIPAGGSGTRLWPLSRAGHPKFLHPLTGSAASLLQATVDRLGPLTTAERTLVVTGTAHVAAVARQLAGLPEENILVEPSPRDSCAAIALAAAVIARRDPEAVMGSFAADHLIGDPERWREVVREAVRGAEQGLLMTVGITPTRAETGYGYLQTGDPVDGGPLRPVAEFKEKPSAEVAEAYLRSGRHLWNASMFVWRVDVFLAELARQQPALHAGIAAIAEAWGTEEQDDVLGTVWPTLPKISVDYAVMEGAATAGRVATVPGDFGWNDVGDFHTLGEVLPADADGNVVLGADAKPGVLLRDSSGLVVVPYSGRLVAAVGVHDLVVVDTPDALLVCPRDRAQDVKKVVDELKERGEEGLV
- a CDS encoding glycosyltransferase family 1 protein encodes the protein MTAGRPPRVLIDATSVPVDRGGVGRYVDGLLGALGKVCGLGVELAVVCLRTDLERYSRMLPGAEIIPAPAAVAHRPARLAWEQTGLPLLAQQVGAQVLHSPFYTCPLRAGCPVTVTVHDATFFTEPEHYDKSRRTFFRSAIKTSLRRANRVIVPSKATRDELIRLLDADPTRIDVAYHGVDHAAFHAPSDEEKARVRARLGLGGTNYVAFLGAKEPRKNVPNLIRGWARAVADRVDPPALVIAGGQGHDDDIDRAVAEVPSHLRLLRPGYLRYADLPGFLGGALVAAYPSYGEGFGLPILEAMACAAPVLTTPRLSLPEVGGDAVAYTSEAPDQIATDLAALLDDEQRRLSLAKAGFDRAKEFTWESSAEVHIAAWSRARS
- a CDS encoding TIGR03089 family protein → MADNIARVFADAIATDPTRPLLTWYDDATGERTELSGATLANWVAKTANLLVDEVAVGPGDVAAVLLPPHWQTAAVLLGCWSAGLTVADTPGDVDVLFAAATRMAEADAWSAGERYVLALDPFALPMRQVPPGFADYVSEVRAHGDHFSPYAKGGPVEAELLARATARAAQWGIGRGDRVLIDTGAYPDPVDWLLAPLTANATTVLCANADPSTLPTRATTERVTHPLP
- a CDS encoding acetoacetate--CoA ligase, whose amino-acid sequence is MGDVLWTPPADVRERSRIGSYLRWLREHRGLDFADYDELWRWSVTDLDAFWRSVWDHFEVIAHTPPTATLSGRGMPGTRWFPGATLNYAENVLRMPGQADDDPVVIAHGQTRAPVTLTAAELREQVRRVAAGLRRLGVTAGDRVAAYAPNIPETYVLLLATSSLGAIFSSCAPEFGTRSVTDRWQQIEPKVLVAVDGYRYGEKPVDRRGEVAAIRVALPSVEHTVSIAYLDPAGPPPEGALAWSELAADTDEPLTFTPVAFDHPLYVLYSSGTTGLPKPIVHGHGGILLEHLKMLALHHDLGPADRFFWFTTTGWMMWNFLVSGPAVGAAIVLFDGNPGHPDLGGLWRLAGETGTTYFGTSAPFLLACRKAGLVPKETADLSALRGVGSTGAPLPAEGFTWVYETVGDDLQLQSLSGGTDVCTGFVGGVPLLAVHAGEITCRALGAKVEARSADGTPVVGELGELVITEPMPSMPVGFWNDADGTRYREAYFDLYPGVWRHGDWITINERGGCVITGRSDATLNRGGVRLGTAEFYSVVEGLDEVVDSVVVHLEDDEGGAGELLLFVVLAEGLELDDAMRKKICRELRTALSPRHVPDEIHQVRAVPRTLSAKKLEVPVKKILTGTPVDSAAARGALANPESLTAFATLAQNRTPRP